Proteins co-encoded in one Streptomyces roseochromogenus subsp. oscitans DS 12.976 genomic window:
- a CDS encoding helix-turn-helix domain-containing protein, whose protein sequence is MSIAVACPISPTASQGHRLKKMAYGHKTPSPARMRVHVVLHAARDRSNAGVARETGLHLDTVGTWRRRFAEQGMPGPADRKRSGRPPSFTALQTAQVKALACQLPAETGTPLSRWSCPEPAREAMERGIAPAVSASPVRR, encoded by the coding sequence TTGTCCATTGCCGTTGCCTGCCCGATATCGCCGACGGCCTCGCAGGGGCACCGGCTGAAGAAGATGGCCTATGGCCACAAGACTCCCTCCCCAGCCCGGATGCGCGTGCACGTCGTGCTCCACGCCGCCAGAGACCGCTCCAACGCAGGCGTCGCACGCGAGACGGGACTGCACCTGGACACCGTGGGGACGTGGCGGCGCCGGTTTGCCGAGCAGGGCATGCCCGGGCCGGCCGACCGCAAGCGCTCCGGGCGCCCGCCCTCGTTCACCGCGCTGCAGACCGCCCAGGTCAAAGCGCTGGCCTGCCAACTGCCCGCCGAGACCGGCACTCCGCTATCCCGCTGGTCGTGTCCAGAACCGGCCCGTGAGGCCATGGAACGGGGCATCGCCCCGGCCGTGTCCGCGTCCCCCGTGCGCCGCTGA
- a CDS encoding molybdopterin-dependent oxidoreductase yields the protein MSAEDRPHASGASDRIPPGFRSGLTEGTDVVDGVTWSGSVPAAGGVAPRVRLGNRWFNLLWLLPLGFVVLLVCVAGAKGLRGMPSVQRFITEHPGTGPVAGHDDDAGLPAWARWSHFFNLFFILFILRSGLQILSDHPRLYWTRHCTPGREWFRIQKPVPADPLWTAKQDSISLPGQVALPGIRHSIGLARWWHLGVSTLWLLNGLVFYVLLFVTPQWKRLVPTSWTVFPNALSTAIQYLSLDWPRNDSWVAYNGLQQLAYFVTVFVAAPLALITGLGMSPALSTRFRRISRVLSIQTARSLHFLVFSWFLLFIVIHVGLVFTTGLLTNLNLISSGRSDNSWLGFWIFVGWMAVVVAGWVVATPFTLRHPRVVQRVGYALIGGVQRWFEHVDVRPGAYTARDISPYFWHNGRYPDSAEYKALQEGGFADYRLRIGGLVAHPAELSLDDLRKLPVHEQITQHFCIQGWSGVAKWTGVSMSVILDLVMPDPQARWVVFYSLGEGADGGTYYDAHPIEHMRSKLTMLAYGMNDRALPFGHGAPLRLRNEVELGFKQVKWIKAIEFVAEFSDIGSGFGGYNEDHEFFGYRQSL from the coding sequence ATGAGTGCGGAGGACCGTCCGCACGCGTCGGGGGCCTCCGACCGGATCCCACCCGGCTTCCGCTCGGGGCTGACGGAGGGTACGGATGTCGTCGATGGGGTGACGTGGTCGGGCTCGGTGCCGGCGGCGGGCGGGGTGGCGCCGAGGGTGCGCCTGGGCAACCGGTGGTTCAACCTGTTGTGGCTGCTCCCGCTCGGCTTCGTCGTCTTGCTGGTGTGCGTCGCCGGGGCCAAGGGGCTGCGGGGCATGCCGTCGGTCCAGCGGTTCATCACCGAGCATCCCGGCACTGGCCCCGTCGCGGGCCATGACGATGACGCGGGCCTTCCGGCGTGGGCCCGCTGGTCGCACTTCTTCAACCTGTTCTTCATCCTGTTCATCCTGCGGTCGGGGCTGCAGATCCTGAGCGATCATCCGCGCCTGTACTGGACCCGGCACTGCACCCCGGGGCGGGAATGGTTCCGCATCCAAAAGCCTGTGCCCGCCGACCCGCTGTGGACCGCGAAGCAGGACTCGATCAGCTTGCCCGGCCAGGTCGCGCTGCCCGGGATCCGGCACTCGATCGGCCTGGCCCGGTGGTGGCACCTCGGAGTGAGCACGCTGTGGCTTCTCAACGGACTTGTCTTCTACGTGCTGCTCTTCGTCACCCCGCAGTGGAAACGCCTGGTCCCCACGAGCTGGACGGTGTTCCCCAACGCCTTGTCGACAGCCATCCAGTACCTGTCGCTGGACTGGCCGCGGAACGACAGCTGGGTGGCCTACAACGGGCTGCAACAGCTGGCCTACTTCGTCACCGTTTTCGTCGCGGCACCTCTGGCTCTCATCACTGGGCTGGGCATGTCACCGGCGTTGTCGACCCGGTTCCGGCGGATCAGCCGGGTGCTGAGCATCCAGACCGCGCGGTCGCTGCACTTCCTGGTCTTCAGTTGGTTCCTGCTGTTCATCGTGATCCACGTCGGCTTGGTCTTCACCACCGGGCTCCTCACCAACCTCAACCTCATCAGCAGCGGCCGCAGCGACAACAGCTGGCTGGGATTTTGGATCTTCGTCGGATGGATGGCGGTGGTCGTTGCCGGATGGGTCGTTGCGACACCGTTCACTCTGCGTCATCCGCGGGTCGTACAGCGCGTCGGCTATGCCCTCATCGGCGGTGTGCAACGCTGGTTCGAGCATGTGGACGTCCGCCCCGGCGCCTACACCGCCAGGGACATCTCTCCCTATTTCTGGCACAACGGCCGCTACCCCGACTCCGCCGAGTACAAGGCCCTGCAAGAAGGCGGGTTCGCCGACTACCGGCTGCGCATCGGCGGCCTGGTTGCCCACCCGGCCGAGCTGTCCCTCGACGACTTGCGGAAACTGCCCGTCCATGAGCAGATCACGCAGCACTTCTGCATTCAGGGATGGTCGGGAGTCGCCAAGTGGACAGGCGTTTCCATGTCCGTGATTCTCGACCTGGTCATGCCCGACCCGCAGGCCAGGTGGGTGGTGTTCTACTCCTTGGGGGAAGGCGCCGACGGCGGTACCTACTACGACGCCCATCCCATTGAGCACATGCGTAGCAAACTCACCATGCTCGCCTACGGCATGAACGACCGGGCACTGCCGTTCGGTCATGGTGCCCCGCTGCGGCTGCGGAACGAGGTCGAACTTGGTTTCAAGCAGGTCAAGTGGATCAAGGCGATCGAGTTCGTCGCCGAATTCTCCGACATCGGCAGCGGATTCGGTGGCTACAACGAGGACCACGAGTTCTTTGGTTACCGGCAGTCCCTCTGA
- a CDS encoding amino acid permease, with protein sequence MPVPPSTQPVTAAPARWRTLLHARPVLLIAFAFAVMADPVSSVAYAIEAALRALHGDLDLLLPTMGLVVALIALVIVNYHQLVARYPQGGGAAAAAGEAFGEAAAFVPIGALIVDFVLTIAISSAAGASAIIAYAPAAAPWRIPLALALTALVAGLTWFGHLGRAVFALMTLAFIAVTAAVLSGGLTAPVHPSGTITHSAGHWAPLAVAVAFPVAMALATGVEAPSSAIAQLGQLDDAGRRRFGRITLWLTLLLVGGITLGLTAEAVHLRIGIPAPDSTQIADLAHAAASKPLYALFQLLTALLLLSAASSSFAAGPGLLKALARHHRADGSEAGILPALWGRTNKHHTPYWGVVLFLAVSGLVIVAADGDDQRLVLFYAVSVFMAFLAGLLAMARFSLREREFGHTAVNLIGAVAVAFVLVVNLSRGEPIASLAAAVLIAAVLYRMWAKAGRPRGIRDVAAEAEAGD encoded by the coding sequence ATGCCAGTGCCCCCCAGCACCCAGCCCGTCACAGCTGCACCTGCGCGCTGGCGGACCCTGCTGCACGCCCGGCCCGTGCTGCTGATCGCGTTCGCGTTCGCGGTGATGGCCGACCCGGTCTCCTCCGTCGCGTACGCGATCGAGGCCGCGCTGCGCGCCCTGCACGGGGACCTGGACCTGCTGCTGCCCACCATGGGTCTGGTCGTCGCCCTGATCGCGCTGGTCATCGTCAACTACCACCAGCTGGTCGCCCGCTACCCGCAGGGCGGCGGCGCCGCGGCGGCGGCCGGGGAGGCGTTCGGCGAGGCCGCCGCGTTCGTGCCGATCGGCGCGCTGATCGTCGACTTCGTGCTGACCATCGCCATCAGCTCCGCCGCCGGAGCATCCGCGATCATCGCCTACGCGCCCGCCGCCGCGCCCTGGCGTATCCCCCTCGCGCTCGCGCTCACCGCGCTGGTCGCCGGACTGACCTGGTTCGGCCACCTCGGCCGCGCGGTCTTCGCGCTGATGACCCTCGCCTTCATCGCCGTCACCGCCGCCGTCCTGTCCGGCGGACTGACCGCCCCCGTGCACCCCAGCGGCACCATCACCCACAGCGCAGGTCACTGGGCCCCGCTCGCCGTCGCCGTCGCCTTCCCCGTCGCCATGGCCCTGGCCACCGGCGTCGAAGCCCCCTCCTCCGCCATCGCCCAGCTCGGCCAGCTCGACGACGCCGGACGCCGCCGCTTCGGCCGCATCACCCTCTGGCTCACCCTCCTCTTGGTCGGCGGCATCACCCTGGGCCTCACCGCTGAGGCCGTCCACCTGCGCATCGGCATCCCTGCCCCCGACAGCACCCAGATCGCCGACCTCGCCCACGCGGCCGCCTCCAAACCCCTCTACGCCCTCTTCCAGCTGCTCACCGCGCTGCTGCTGCTCTCCGCCGCGTCCTCCTCCTTCGCCGCCGGACCCGGGCTCCTCAAGGCCCTCGCCCGCCACCACCGCGCAGACGGCAGTGAAGCCGGCATCCTCCCGGCCCTCTGGGGGCGCACCAACAAGCACCACACCCCCTACTGGGGCGTCGTCCTCTTCCTCGCCGTCTCCGGCCTGGTCATCGTCGCAGCCGACGGAGACGACCAGCGCCTGGTCCTCTTCTACGCCGTCTCCGTCTTCATGGCCTTCCTCGCCGGCCTGCTCGCCATGGCCCGCTTCTCCCTGCGCGAACGCGAATTCGGCCACACGGCGGTGAACCTGATCGGCGCGGTCGCGGTCGCGTTCGTGCTGGTAGTCAACCTCTCCCGCGGCGAGCCGATCGCCTCACTGGCCGCCGCCGTCCTCATCGCCGCCGTGCTGTACCGCATGTGGGCCAAAGCCGGGCGCCCCCGCGGCATCCGCGACGTCGCCGCCGAGGCCGAAGCAGGCGACTGA